A genomic segment from Pyrodictium occultum encodes:
- the coaBC gene encoding bifunctional phosphopantothenoylcysteine decarboxylase/phosphopantothenate--cysteine ligase CoaBC: MALQALTRGLEPWLWGARHPSAGIIGELGGDLEGRCIALGVTGSAAVYRSIDLARLLMRYGAVVRVAMTRAAAELVSPSLFEWATGLPAVTEITGAIEHVALARLCDAVLVAPASLDTLSEIASLRASTPVSALAQEAAGLGKPVLLVPAMHMGMWRRAGRLVEELERQGFHVLHPLVEGEQAKYPPVELTAWWAEAVVTRGRDLQGVHVLVTAGPTREHLDPVRVVTNPSTGKMGVSLALEAAWRGARVRLVHGPLCAGLPRGWTGYLDEAVRVETSEEMMATVLRAVRRVDAALYAAAVADYRPARSSGEKIPSTGGRLSVELEPTPKIVEEAVAEAPRAVHVGFAAETARDDRELEEKAREKLERYKLDAVAANNVLEPGAGFGYDTNRLLVVTWRGERIEIPRMHKRLAARRLLDTVGRLLREGHRPR; encoded by the coding sequence GTGGCGCTGCAGGCCTTGACCCGCGGCCTGGAGCCCTGGCTCTGGGGCGCCCGCCACCCCAGCGCCGGGATCATAGGGGAGCTGGGCGGCGACCTCGAGGGCCGCTGCATCGCCCTCGGGGTCACGGGGAGCGCGGCTGTATACAGGAGCATCGACCTCGCGAGGCTGCTTATGCGCTACGGCGCCGTGGTCCGCGTAGCCATGACGAGGGCGGCCGCCGAGCTGGTCTCCCCAAGCCTCTTCGAGTGGGCCACCGGGCTCCCCGCGGTCACGGAGATAACCGGGGCGATAGAGCACGTGGCGCTCGCCCGTCTCTGCGACGCCGTGCTGGTGGCGCCGGCGAGCCTGGACACGCTCTCCGAGATAGCCAGCCTCCGCGCCTCGACCCCCGTCTCAGCCCTGGCCCAGGAGGCGGCGGGGCTGGGGAAGCCCGTGCTCCTCGTCCCCGCGATGCACATGGGCATGTGGAGGAGGGCCGGGAGGCTGGTCGAGGAGCTGGAGAGGCAGGGCTTCCACGTGCTCCACCCCCTGGTTGAGGGGGAGCAGGCGAAGTACCCTCCGGTGGAGCTCACCGCCTGGTGGGCCGAGGCCGTGGTGACCAGGGGCAGGGACCTCCAGGGCGTCCACGTCCTCGTCACCGCCGGGCCCACCCGGGAGCACCTGGACCCGGTGAGGGTTGTCACCAACCCCTCCACCGGGAAGATGGGCGTCTCCCTGGCGCTGGAGGCGGCGTGGCGGGGCGCGAGGGTGAGGCTCGTCCACGGCCCGCTCTGCGCCGGGCTCCCCCGAGGCTGGACAGGCTACCTTGATGAGGCCGTGAGGGTTGAGACCAGCGAGGAGATGATGGCCACGGTGCTCAGGGCTGTGAGGAGGGTTGACGCCGCCCTCTACGCCGCCGCGGTAGCGGACTACCGGCCCGCCAGGAGCAGCGGGGAGAAGATACCGAGCACTGGGGGCAGGCTGAGCGTGGAGCTGGAGCCGACCCCGAAGATAGTGGAGGAGGCGGTGGCCGAGGCCCCTAGGGCAGTGCACGTGGGCTTCGCCGCGGAGACCGCGAGGGATGATAGGGAGCTGGAGGAGAAGGCCAGGGAGAAGCTGGAGCGCTACAAGCTCGACGCCGTGGCGGCCAATAACGTGCTCGAGCCCGGCGCCGGCTTCGGCTACGACACCAACCGGCTGCTCGTGGTGACCTGGAGGGGCGAGAGGATAGAGATCCCCAGGATGCACAAGAGGCTGGCCGCCCGCCGGCTCCTCGACACCGTCGGCAGGCTGCTGCGGGAGGGGCATAGGCCGCGCTAG
- a CDS encoding acyl-CoA thioesterase: MARRLCTEESLVTVLRPIYPRHTNRYGTLHGGRLAGWMLEAGGMAAMRASRGYTVLGAMDYLFMLSPGRLGENLHVYAWVIGSTTHTLDVLVYAEAHPIGGGGARPVSVSLQTHVAVDGEGRPRPHGVEAGPCSLEAEELAETHRYWLEARRPLVERRREIASSSAPLDAVYRRTSYFFVSPEDTFTLPGVLDASRLFYYIDQMAAVPAIEFTGAPMVTAGFDAAVFASPARVGDLVKLESGITGAGRSSLEVAVRVAAKNPQLEETERTVALLYATMVAVDEEGRPRPLPRRPLLSGERMREYLERRRLREDRRRGVGRIVEQARRLAGG; the protein is encoded by the coding sequence GTGGCCCGGAGGCTCTGTACCGAGGAGAGCCTTGTCACCGTGCTCCGCCCCATATACCCCAGGCACACTAACCGCTACGGCACGCTCCACGGGGGCAGGCTCGCCGGCTGGATGCTCGAGGCCGGCGGCATGGCTGCTATGAGGGCCTCCAGGGGCTACACGGTGCTCGGCGCGATGGACTACCTCTTCATGCTCAGCCCTGGGAGGCTCGGGGAGAACCTCCACGTCTACGCGTGGGTGATAGGCTCCACGACCCACACGCTCGACGTGCTGGTCTACGCGGAGGCCCACCCGATAGGGGGCGGCGGGGCCCGGCCGGTGAGCGTCAGCCTCCAGACCCACGTGGCTGTCGACGGGGAGGGGAGGCCCAGGCCCCACGGGGTCGAGGCGGGGCCCTGCAGCCTCGAGGCGGAGGAGCTGGCGGAGACGCACCGCTACTGGCTCGAGGCCCGGAGGCCCCTCGTGGAGAGGAGGAGGGAGATAGCCTCCAGCAGCGCCCCCCTCGACGCGGTGTACAGGAGGACGAGCTACTTCTTCGTCTCCCCCGAGGACACGTTCACCCTCCCCGGCGTGCTCGACGCATCAAGGCTCTTCTACTATATAGACCAGATGGCGGCCGTGCCCGCCATAGAGTTCACCGGCGCCCCGATGGTGACGGCGGGCTTCGACGCAGCCGTGTTCGCCTCCCCCGCGAGGGTGGGGGACCTGGTGAAGCTGGAGTCCGGGATAACCGGGGCGGGGAGGAGCAGCCTCGAGGTAGCGGTACGAGTCGCGGCCAAGAACCCCCAGCTCGAGGAGACGGAGAGGACGGTGGCCCTCCTCTACGCGACCATGGTGGCTGTAGACGAGGAGGGGAGGCCCAGGCCCCTCCCCCGCCGCCCCCTGCTGAGCGGGGAGAGGATGAGAGAGTACCTGGAGAGGAGGAGGCTGCGCGAGGATAGGAGGAGGGGGGTAGGGAGGATAGTGGAGCAGGCCCGTAGGCTCGCCGGTGGCTGA
- a CDS encoding ketopantoate reductase family protein — translation MEPLVAVVGGCGAVGSVAAVALARAGARVAAVSRRPGGCREEALEARGLGAARLPVCGWQGARRLRPRVVVYATKAYDLDGAVEASLRAGWSPELAVSMQNGLGSLELLEQAYGPGRAAAALAYYGATRLPGGCGARLAGSSRRVAVGCRARAGGACSPLARRLAELLSSGGLEAEYVGDVEPYRWEKLAVNAAVNPVTVLAWDRNRVVVENPWARGLAEALAREVGRVARAAGVEPASDPVEAALRVAEATGDNCSSMLEDVAAGRRTEIDYINGAVWRLGESHGVPAPANRAVHHAVRLLEPWLAGRRSPCAT, via the coding sequence TTGGAGCCCCTGGTGGCCGTGGTGGGCGGCTGCGGCGCCGTCGGGAGCGTGGCCGCGGTCGCGCTCGCCAGGGCCGGGGCCCGCGTGGCCGCGGTGTCCAGGAGGCCCGGGGGCTGCAGGGAGGAGGCCCTGGAGGCCCGCGGCCTGGGGGCGGCCCGTCTCCCCGTCTGCGGCTGGCAGGGGGCCCGCCGGCTCCGGCCCAGGGTGGTGGTCTACGCGACCAAGGCCTACGACCTGGATGGGGCGGTTGAGGCATCCCTAAGGGCGGGCTGGTCCCCCGAGCTGGCGGTCTCGATGCAGAACGGGCTCGGCAGCCTCGAGCTGCTCGAGCAGGCCTACGGCCCGGGGAGGGCCGCCGCGGCGCTAGCCTACTACGGCGCCACCAGGCTCCCCGGGGGCTGCGGCGCGAGGCTCGCCGGCTCCAGCCGCAGGGTTGCGGTCGGCTGCCGGGCCAGGGCGGGGGGCGCCTGCAGCCCCCTGGCCAGGAGGCTGGCGGAGCTCCTCTCCAGCGGCGGGCTCGAGGCCGAGTACGTGGGCGACGTGGAGCCCTACAGGTGGGAGAAGCTGGCGGTGAACGCGGCCGTGAACCCTGTAACGGTGCTGGCCTGGGATAGGAACAGGGTGGTGGTGGAGAACCCCTGGGCCCGCGGCCTGGCCGAGGCCCTCGCCCGGGAGGTTGGGAGGGTGGCCAGGGCCGCGGGGGTCGAGCCGGCCAGCGACCCCGTGGAGGCTGCGCTCCGGGTGGCGGAGGCGACTGGGGACAACTGCTCCTCGATGCTGGAGGACGTGGCCGCGGGGAGGCGGACCGAGATAGACTATATCAACGGCGCTGTATGGAGGCTCGGCGAGAGCCACGGGGTGCCCGCCCCTGCGAACCGGGCGGTCCACCACGCTGTGAGGCTGCTCGAGCCATGGCTGGCCGGGAGAAGGTCACCGTGCGCCACGTGA
- a CDS encoding cation transporter produces the protein MRARGLPAVVLLSLAGAAVKIYGSLAYGSRALLVDALTCVASLVSLAAVVWYLSIASAPPDEDHPYGHHRLRYGGALASLSAYMFAAGFSAAVLAASTGGYRVGGESSLAALVGGGFYAAAVLAARGLDPVLRVYAGFTASELVESVVTAASSWLGSSLGYLYDLAGGALVLAYLLYEAVETHRRLLRVFSDTAAPRRLYELVEREARLRGLEPLRLRLRMLDEARCSGDLIVVPERGMPLDVADILADELRQEMEARGCDLVIHVGVQERREAAAGGGGLGVGPAGSPQARGAGPGVAGAASMAAESGGSS, from the coding sequence GTGCGGGCCAGGGGTCTCCCGGCGGTGGTGCTGCTCAGCCTCGCCGGCGCGGCTGTCAAGATCTACGGCTCGCTGGCCTACGGTAGCAGGGCTCTCCTAGTTGATGCCCTAACCTGTGTAGCCAGCCTCGTCTCCCTGGCGGCGGTGGTCTGGTACCTGAGCATCGCCAGCGCTCCTCCAGACGAGGACCACCCCTATGGACACCACCGGCTCCGCTACGGGGGCGCGCTGGCGAGCCTCTCGGCCTACATGTTCGCCGCCGGCTTCTCCGCCGCTGTGCTGGCCGCGAGCACGGGGGGCTACCGGGTGGGTGGGGAGAGCAGCCTAGCCGCCCTGGTGGGCGGGGGCTTCTACGCCGCCGCTGTGCTCGCCGCCCGGGGGCTTGACCCGGTGCTCCGCGTCTACGCCGGGTTCACGGCCAGCGAGCTGGTTGAGAGCGTTGTTACCGCCGCCAGCAGCTGGCTCGGCTCGAGCCTCGGCTACCTCTACGACCTCGCCGGTGGAGCCCTGGTGCTCGCCTACCTCCTCTACGAGGCGGTCGAGACCCACCGGAGGCTGCTCCGCGTATTCTCCGACACGGCCGCGCCTAGAAGGCTGTACGAGCTCGTCGAGAGGGAGGCCCGGCTCCGCGGCCTGGAGCCTCTCCGGCTTAGGCTCCGTATGCTCGACGAGGCGCGGTGCAGCGGCGACCTGATAGTGGTCCCCGAGAGGGGGATGCCGCTGGACGTGGCCGATATACTTGCCGACGAGCTCCGCCAGGAGATGGAGGCCAGGGGCTGCGACCTGGTGATACACGTGGGTGTCCAGGAGAGGCGCGAGGCCGCTGCAGGGGGTGGAGGCCTCGGGGTGGGACCCGCCGGCTCACCCCAGGCCCGGGGAGCGGGCCCCGGCGTCGCCGGCGCGGCCTCCATGGCCGCAGAGAGTGGGGGCTCCTCGTGA